A window of Enterobacter ludwigii genomic DNA:
TTTGGGTACCGTTCTCGACGTTTGTTTTCGGTAGCGATAAAACCCAGGTCTGGTCTCTGGCGGGCCTCAGTTCTACACAGGTGGTCGGGATTCTGGCTGTTTGCTGGATGGTGGTTGTGACGCTGGTCGCGTCTAAAGGCATCAATAAGATTGCCCGGATTACCGCCGTGGGCGGGATCGCAGTGATGTGTTTGAATCTGGTGCTGCTCCTGGTCAGTATCGCTATTCTGTGCCTGAACGGCGGTCACTTTGCGCAGGAGGTGAACTTTGTTGCTTCGCCTAACCCAAGTTATCAGTCCGGCCTTGCGATGCTCTCTTTTGTGGTATTCGCCATTTTCGCCTACGGTGGTATCGAGGCGGTAGGTGGTCTGGTCGACAAAACGGAGAACCCGGAAAAGAACTTCGCGAAAGGGATTATATTTGCCGCCATCGTCATTTCCATTGGCTATTCGCTGGCAATCTTCCTCTGGGGGGTCAGTACCAACTGGCAGCAGGTGTTGAGCAACAACACCACTAACCTTGGCAACATTACTTATGTGTTGATGAAAAGCCTGGGAATGACGCTGGGACAGGCGATGAACCTGACGCCGGAAGCGGCGGTGACAATGGGCATCTGGTTTGCGCGCATTACCGGCCTGTCAATGTTCCTCGCCTATACCGGCGCGTTCTTTACGCTTATCTACTCGCCGTTGAAAGCGATAATCCAGGGCACGCCAAAAGCGCTGTGGCCAGCGCGTATGACGCAACTGAATACGGCGGGAATGCCTGCCAACGCGATGTGGATGCAATGTCTGTTGGTGTGCGTATTCATTCTGCTGGTATCGTTTGGCGGTGATACCGCGTCAGCGTTTTATAACAAGCTGACCCTGATGGCGAACGTGTCAATGACGCTGCCGTATCTGTTCCTGACGCTGGCGTTCCCGTTCTTCAAAGCGAAGCAGGGTCTTGAACGTCCGTTTGTGATTTTTAAAACCCGCACGTCAACGCTACTGGCGACGACTGTGGTCGTGCTGGTGGTGGCGTTCGCGAATATCTTCACTGTCATTCAGCCGGTGATTGAAGCGAATGACTGGAACAGCGCGATGTGGATGGTTGGCGGCCCGATCTTCTTCTCGCTGCTGGCGATGGGGATTTATGAGAATTACCGCCGACGCTCAGTGGCGTACGTCACGGAAGCGGTGTAGCGGTTAAAACGCCCCTCCCGAAAGAGAGGGGCGAAGATTTACAGGCTTCCCGCCGGGCGCTTACGTGCCGCCGACGTCAATGTTCTTCCCGTTTTACGTCCGTCCAGACTTTCCAGACGCATCTGGAACGGTGGGAATGGCATATCAATACCATGCTCGCGGAAGCCAGCCAGAATCAGCTGGTGGATCTCGTGGCGCAGCGGCATACGGTGTCCCATTTCTGCAGCGTAAATACGCAGCTCGAAAATCTGAATCCCCTGCTGCAAATCGACCAGGAACACTTCCGGTGCCGGGTTATCGAGCACCAGCGTGCAGCGCTCGGCTGCGGTGTAGAGAATTTGTGTCACCTCTTCACTGTTGGCATCCGACGGTGCCGGTAGTGTCAGCACAACACGCGTGACCGAGTCTGACAGCGACCAGTTGATGAACTGTTCGGTGATGAATGCCTTGTTCGGCACGATGATCTCTTTACGGTCCCAGTCGCTGATCGTTGTGGCGCGGGTATTGATCTTCGTTACGCTACCGGTCAGATCGCGGATCGTCACCGTATCGCCTATACGTATCGGTTTTTCAAACAGGATGATCAGGCCGGAAACAAAGTTAGCGAAAATTTCCTGCATGCCAAAGCCAAGTCCAAATGTCAGCGCAGCGACCAGCCACTGTAATTTAGACCACTCAATGCCAATCATTGAGAAACCCACCATCCCGCCAAAGAGCAGGATCAGGTATTTAGTGATGGTGGTAATGGCGTAGCCCGTGCCGGGGGTTAAATCCAGGTGTTGCAGCAGAGCCAGCTCCAGCAGCGCCGGGAAGTTACGTACCAGTTGGGTAGTAATGATCAACACCAGAATGGCAATCAGTACTGAACCTAAGGTTATAGGCTCCAGACTTTCCACACCCTGAACTGTAGATGTCACGTCCCAGAGAGAGATGTTCTCCAGGAAGCCAAACGCGGAGTGAATTTCCGACCACAGCACGATCACCGACAGGAGAGCAATCAGCATCAGGATGGAGCGCACCAGGCGCAGGGACTGGGTACTGATGGCATCCAGATCCAGTTCGACATCGTCCGCCTCCGTCGTCCCTTCCGTGCTGTTGACGTGGTTTGGCTCATCCTCACCCCGCGCACGCTGAGCGAGGATTTCTGCCCGGCGATGCTTGGCACGGTCGAAGGCCAGACGGCGGCGCTGAATCAACATCCAGCGACGGATGACGTGATACACCACCAGAAGCAGGAACCAGATCGCCACCGAGGTTTCCAGCCGCGCCAGCAGCGCCTTCGAGGTCGCCAGGTAACCCACCGCCGCTGCCAGCATCGCAATCAGCGGAGCGCTCAGCAGCAGGTTCCAGAGCAGGCGGTTGAACATGTTGTCGCCGCTACCGGATTTATCAAGATAGAGCGGTATACCGGCGCGTTTCAGGCTGAGCGTGACGATGGCCAGCGCCCCGCATATCAGCATAAAGCAGAGGCGACCCAGTGAGCCTGAGAACTCCCGGTCGTTAAGATTATCGAACATAATCAGCGCCATAATGAGTGGCACAATCAGTCCGATGCTCATCAGATAGTAACGCATGGCGCGTGCAACACGATTACGCGGCCAGCCAAAGTGGGCGATGAACAGGCCATTTGGCCGCGCGAATGTGGCACAAATCATCACGACCCACAGCAGTGGAACCGTCGCGGTGACGCCATCGCCTATCGCCACGGCGAGCGGATAGGGCCAGGCTTCCCGCAGGCCGTACCCCAGCGTCATCCACAATACCGGTAAAGGAGAGGCCACGAGAATCGACCAGAACACCGTGCGGAGCGTCAGCCAGAAGTGATCCTGGGTGACTTTCCCCACGCGCGAACTGGAACGCTCCAGAAAACGGGTGAAATGTCTGCGCGAGTAAATGCTAAAGCCCACCAGAATCAATGCGCCCAGCAGTGGGAAAATGGTCTCTTTGCTGGTGAGCATCATCACG
This region includes:
- the yjeM gene encoding glutamate/gamma-aminobutyrate family transporter YjeM gives rise to the protein MSHSLKKMTLTGLILMIFTSVFGFANSPSAFYLMGYSATPFYIVSALFFFIPFALMMAEMGSAYRKEEGGIYSWMNNSIGPRYAFIGTFMWFSSYVVWMVSTAAKVWVPFSTFVFGSDKTQVWSLAGLSSTQVVGILAVCWMVVVTLVASKGINKIARITAVGGIAVMCLNLVLLLVSIAILCLNGGHFAQEVNFVASPNPSYQSGLAMLSFVVFAIFAYGGIEAVGGLVDKTENPEKNFAKGIIFAAIVISIGYSLAIFLWGVSTNWQQVLSNNTTNLGNITYVLMKSLGMTLGQAMNLTPEAAVTMGIWFARITGLSMFLAYTGAFFTLIYSPLKAIIQGTPKALWPARMTQLNTAGMPANAMWMQCLLVCVFILLVSFGGDTASAFYNKLTLMANVSMTLPYLFLTLAFPFFKAKQGLERPFVIFKTRTSTLLATTVVVLVVAFANIFTVIQPVIEANDWNSAMWMVGGPIFFSLLAMGIYENYRRRSVAYVTEAV
- the mscM gene encoding miniconductance mechanosensitive channel MscM, whose product is MRPIIVLLMAWCLSMGAYAATAPDAKQITQELEQAKAAKPAQPETVESLQSALNALEERKGSLERAQQYQQVIDNFPKLSQTLRAQLNNLRDEPRDVPAGMTSDALNQEILQVSSQLLEKSRLAQQEQERAREIADSLSQLPQQQTDARRQLNEVERRVGTQTGNTPQNQAQNLGLQAESARLKALVDELELAQLSANNRQELSRMRSELAQKQSEQLDAYLQALRNQLNSQRQREAERALESTELLAENSANLPVGIVDQFKINRELSAALNQQAQRMDLVASQQRQATNQTLQVRQALNTLREQSQWLGSSNLLGEALRAQVARLPEMPKPQQLDTEMAQLRVQRLHFEDLLNKQPQIRQIRQADGQPLSSEQNRILEAQLRTQRELLNSLLQGGDTLILELTKLKVSNSQLEDALKEVNEATHRYLFWTSDVRPMTFSWPIEIVQDLRRLISLDTFSQLGQASVMMLTSKETIFPLLGALILVGFSIYSRRHFTRFLERSSSRVGKVTQDHFWLTLRTVFWSILVASPLPVLWMTLGYGLREAWPYPLAVAIGDGVTATVPLLWVVMICATFARPNGLFIAHFGWPRNRVARAMRYYLMSIGLIVPLIMALIMFDNLNDREFSGSLGRLCFMLICGALAIVTLSLKRAGIPLYLDKSGSGDNMFNRLLWNLLLSAPLIAMLAAAVGYLATSKALLARLETSVAIWFLLLVVYHVIRRWMLIQRRRLAFDRAKHRRAEILAQRARGEDEPNHVNSTEGTTEADDVELDLDAISTQSLRLVRSILMLIALLSVIVLWSEIHSAFGFLENISLWDVTSTVQGVESLEPITLGSVLIAILVLIITTQLVRNFPALLELALLQHLDLTPGTGYAITTITKYLILLFGGMVGFSMIGIEWSKLQWLVAALTFGLGFGMQEIFANFVSGLIILFEKPIRIGDTVTIRDLTGSVTKINTRATTISDWDRKEIIVPNKAFITEQFINWSLSDSVTRVVLTLPAPSDANSEEVTQILYTAAERCTLVLDNPAPEVFLVDLQQGIQIFELRIYAAEMGHRMPLRHEIHQLILAGFREHGIDMPFPPFQMRLESLDGRKTGRTLTSAARKRPAGSL